The following are encoded together in the Ovis aries strain OAR_USU_Benz2616 breed Rambouillet chromosome 15, ARS-UI_Ramb_v3.0, whole genome shotgun sequence genome:
- the LOC101113273 gene encoding LOW QUALITY PROTEIN: olfactory receptor 8U1 (The sequence of the model RefSeq protein was modified relative to this genomic sequence to represent the inferred CDS: inserted 1 base in 1 codon): MSQINCTQVKEFILVGLTDQEELQMPLFVLFLSIYLFTVAGNLGLILVIRTDSRLHTPMYFFLSNLAFVDFCYASVVTPKMLGNFLYKQNVISFNSCAVQLGCFLTFMVSECLLLASMAYDRYVAICNPLLYMASMSRGICIQLVAVPYSYSFLMALFHTIFTFRLSYCHSNTINHFYCDDMPLLRLTCSDTRSKQLWILACAGVTFISSVLIVFISYMCIISTILRMRAXAMAVTIFYGTLIFMYLQPSSQHSLDTDKMASVFYTVIIPMLNPLIYSLRNKDVKNALKKIITGKNQTSVFTFKNDSMVPLPFNPIAIRGKNS; the protein is encoded by the exons ATGTCACAGATCAACTGCACTCAGGTAAAGGAGTTTATTCTTGTGGGCCTCACAGATCAAGAGGAGTTGCAGATGCCCCTCTTTGTGCTGTTCTTATCCATCTACCTCTTCACAGTAGCAGGCAACCTGGGTCTGATCCTAGTCATCAGAACAGACTCAAGACTCCACACGCCAATGTACTTCTTCCTTAGTAACCTGGCCTTTGTTGATTTCTGTTATGCTTCTGTCGTTACACCCAAAATGCTTGGAAATTTCTTGTACAAGCAGAATGTTATCTCTTTCAACTCATGTGCTGTCCAGTTAGGCTGCTTCCTCACCTTCATGGTATCTGAGTGTTTGCTACTGGCTTCCATGGCCTATGATCGATACGTGGCCATTTGTAACCCCCTCCTCTATATGGCCTCAATGTCCCGAGGAATCTGTATTCAGCTCGTAGCTGTCCCCTACAGCTACAGCTTTTTGATGGCACTGTTTCACACCATCTTCACTTTTCGTCTCTCCTATTGCCACTCGAATACCATCAACCATTTCTACTGCGATGACATGCCTCTTCTCAGGCTCACTTGCTCAGATACACGTTCCAAACAGCTGTGGATTTTGGCCTGTGCTGGTGTTACTTTCATCTCCTCTGTTCTGATTGTCTTTATCTCCTACATGTGTATTATTTCTACCATCCTGAGAATGAGAG CAGCTATGGCAGTCACCATATTCTACGGGACCCTCATCTTTATGTACTTACAGCCAAGTTCTCAGCATTCTCTTGACACAGATAAGATGGCCTCTGTCTTCTATACGGTGATCATTCCCATGTTGAACCCTTTAATCTACAGCCTCAGAAATAAGGATGTTAAAAATGCCCTGAAAAAAATCATCACCGGTAAAAACCAGACTTCTGTgttcacatttaaaaatgattcgatg GTGCCACTCCCATTCAATCCAATAGCTATTCGTgggaaaaattcttaa
- the LOC101102756 gene encoding olfactory receptor 8U9: MIQINCTEVTEFVLAGLTDRQELKMPLFVLFLSIYLFTVAGNLGLILVIRTDSRLHTPMYFFLSNLAFVDFCYSSVITPKMLGSFLYKQNVIPFNGCAAQLGCFLAFMTAECLLLASMAYDRYVAVCNPLLYMVVMSPGVCVQLVAVPYGYSFLVALFHAILTFHLSYCHSNIINHFYCDDMPLLRLTRSDTHSKQLWIFACAGLMFISSLLIVFVSYVYIASAILKMRSTAGRRKAFSTCGSHMLAVTIFYGTLIFMYLQPSSNHSLDTDKMASVFYTVIIPMLNPLLYSLRNKEVKAALKKVIMNRNQAFMFMKLRK; encoded by the coding sequence ATGATCCAGATAAATTGCACTGAGGTGACGGAATTTGTTCTCGCGGGCCTCACAGATCGTCAGGAGTTGAAGATGCCCCTCTTTGTGCTGTTCTTATCCATCTACCTCTTCACAGTAGCAGGCAACCTGGGTCTGATCCTAGTCATCAGAACAGATTCAAGACTCCACACACCAATGTACTTCTTTCTTAGTAACTTGGCTTTTGTTGATTTCTGTTATTCTTCTGTCATTACACCCAAAATGCTGGGGAGTTTCTTGTACAAACAAAATGTTATCCCTTTCAATGGATGTGCTGCCCAGCTGGGCTGTTTCCTGGCCTTCATGACTGCCGAGTGTTTGCTACTAGCTTCCATGGCCTATGACCGGTATGTGGCCGTCTGTAACCCTCTCCTCTATATGGTCGTAATGTCCCCAGGCGTCTGCGTTCAGCTTGTGGCTGTCCCCTATGGCTACAGCTTCCTGGTCGCCCTATTTCATGCCATCCTCACCTTTCACCTCTCCTACTGCCATTCCAATATCATCAATCATTTCTATTGCGACGACATGCCTCTTCTCAGGCTCACTAGGTCAGACACTCACTCCAAGCAGCTATGGATTTTTGCCTGCGCTGGTCTCATGTTCATCTCTTCCCTTCTCATTGTCTTTGTCTCCTATGTGTACATTGCTTCCGCCATCCTGAAGATGCgctccactgcaggcagacgcaAGGCTTTTTCTACCTGTGGCTCCCACATGCTGGCAGTCACCATATTCTATGGAACCCTCATCTTTATGTACTTACAGCCAAGTTCTAATCATTCCCTTGACACAGATAAGATGGCCTCTGTCTTCTATACGGTGATCATTCCCATGTTGAACCCTTTACTCTACAGCCTGAGGAATAAGGAAGTGAAAGCTGCCCTGAAAAAAGTCATCATGAATAGAAACCAGGCTTTTATGTTCATGAAATTAAGAAAGTGA